One window of Enterobacter sp. RHBSTW-00175 genomic DNA carries:
- a CDS encoding MIP/aquaporin family protein has protein sequence MSQTSTLKGQCIAEFLGTGLLIFFGVGCVAALKVAGASFGQWEISIIWGLGVAMAIYLTAGVSGAHLNPAVTIALWLFACFDGRKVVPFIISQFAGAFCAAALVYGLYYNLFIDFEQTHHMVRGSVESLDLAGIFSTYPNPHINFVQAFVVEMVITAILMGVILALTDDGNGIPRGPLAPLLIGLLIAVIGASMGPLTGFAMNPARDIGPKAFAFIAGWGDVAFTGGKDIPYFLVPLFGPIVGASLGAFGYRKLIGRHLPCDTCVEEEKETTSAAQQKASL, from the coding sequence ATGAGTCAGACATCAACCTTAAAAGGCCAGTGCATCGCCGAGTTCCTTGGTACCGGGTTGTTGATATTCTTCGGAGTGGGTTGTGTCGCTGCACTGAAAGTGGCGGGTGCCAGTTTTGGTCAGTGGGAAATCAGTATCATCTGGGGTCTGGGCGTGGCGATGGCCATTTACCTGACCGCAGGCGTTTCTGGTGCACATCTTAATCCGGCGGTGACCATCGCGTTGTGGTTGTTCGCGTGCTTCGATGGACGCAAAGTTGTCCCTTTCATCATTTCTCAATTTGCTGGCGCGTTTTGCGCAGCAGCATTAGTTTACGGGCTTTATTACAATCTTTTCATCGACTTCGAACAGACGCATCATATGGTGCGCGGCAGTGTCGAAAGTCTGGATCTGGCTGGCATCTTCTCAACTTATCCAAACCCGCATATCAATTTTGTGCAGGCGTTCGTGGTTGAAATGGTGATTACCGCTATCCTGATGGGCGTTATCCTGGCGCTGACCGACGATGGCAACGGCATTCCGCGTGGCCCACTGGCGCCGCTGTTGATTGGCCTGCTGATTGCCGTTATCGGCGCATCCATGGGTCCACTGACTGGCTTCGCCATGAACCCGGCGCGTGACATCGGGCCAAAAGCCTTTGCCTTTATCGCTGGCTGGGGCGACGTCGCTTTCACCGGTGGCAAAGACATTCCTTACTTCCTGGTTCCGCTGTTCGGGCCAATCGTGGGGGCGTCACTGGGTGCATTTGGCTATCGCAAATTAATTGGTCGCCACTTACCGTGCGACACCTGTGTGGAAGAGGAGAAGGAAACGACTTCTGCCGCACAACAAAAAGCTTCGCTGTAA
- a CDS encoding DUF805 domain-containing protein, with protein sequence MTIQQWLFSFKGRIGRRDFWIWMVTWVVAMLLLFFVAYNAWLSTQTAAFALVCLLWPTAAVVVKRLHDRGRSGAWAFLIILAWMLVAGNWAILPSILPWVVGRLLPSIIFVMMFVDLGAFIGTQSENKYGKDTLEVKYR encoded by the coding sequence ATGACCATACAGCAGTGGCTGTTTTCATTCAAAGGGCGTATTGGACGCCGTGATTTCTGGATCTGGATGGTGACGTGGGTCGTTGCCATGCTGCTTCTGTTTTTCGTTGCCTACAATGCATGGCTGAGCACGCAAACCGCGGCATTTGCCCTGGTCTGTTTGCTGTGGCCAACGGCGGCCGTGGTGGTAAAACGCCTGCACGATCGCGGTCGCTCCGGCGCATGGGCATTTCTGATTATTCTGGCGTGGATGCTGGTGGCCGGTAACTGGGCAATACTGCCGTCGATCCTCCCCTGGGTTGTGGGGCGGCTGTTGCCATCCATTATCTTTGTCATGATGTTTGTCGATCTGGGCGCGTTTATCGGCACCCAGAGCGAGAACAAATACGGGAAAGATACCCTTGAGGTGAAGTACCGCTGA
- the glpX gene encoding class II fructose-bisphosphatase, translated as MKRELAIEFSRVTEAAALAGYKWLGRGDKNTADGAAVHAMRIVLNQVNIDGTIVIGEGEIDEAPMLYIGEKVGTGKGDAVDIAVDPIEGTRMTAMGQANALAVMAVGDKGCFLNAPDMYMEKLIVGPGAKGAIDLSLPLDENLRNIAAALGKPLSELTVTILAKPRHDATIAQMQKLGVRVFAIPDGDVAASILTCMPDSEVDVLYGIGGAPEGVVSAAVIRALDGDMQARLLPRHDVKGDNAENRRIGEEELARCEAMGIEANKILALDEMARSDNVVFSATGITKGDLLDGITRKGNMATTETLLIRGKSRTIRRIQSIHYLDRKDPDVQTHIL; from the coding sequence ATGAAACGTGAACTTGCTATCGAGTTTTCCCGCGTAACCGAAGCCGCCGCTCTGGCGGGCTATAAATGGCTGGGTCGTGGCGACAAAAATACCGCAGACGGTGCGGCTGTCCATGCCATGCGCATTGTGCTTAACCAGGTCAATATCGACGGCACCATTGTGATTGGTGAAGGCGAGATCGACGAAGCGCCGATGCTCTATATCGGTGAAAAAGTCGGGACCGGCAAAGGCGATGCTGTAGATATCGCAGTCGACCCTATCGAAGGCACTCGCATGACGGCCATGGGCCAGGCCAACGCGCTGGCGGTAATGGCGGTGGGTGACAAAGGCTGCTTCCTCAACGCGCCGGATATGTACATGGAAAAGCTGATTGTCGGCCCTGGCGCGAAAGGCGCTATCGACCTCAGCCTGCCGCTGGACGAGAACCTGCGTAATATCGCTGCCGCTCTGGGTAAACCGCTCAGCGAGCTCACCGTCACCATTCTGGCGAAACCGCGCCACGACGCCACCATTGCGCAGATGCAAAAGCTTGGCGTGCGCGTGTTCGCCATCCCGGACGGCGACGTTGCCGCCTCTATTCTGACCTGTATGCCGGACAGCGAAGTGGATGTGCTTTACGGCATCGGCGGCGCGCCTGAAGGCGTGGTGTCTGCTGCGGTGATCCGCGCGCTGGATGGCGATATGCAGGCCCGACTGCTGCCGCGTCATGATGTCAAAGGCGACAACGCAGAGAACCGTCGTATTGGCGAAGAAGAGCTGGCTCGTTGTGAAGCCATGGGCATAGAAGCCAATAAAATCCTGGCGCTGGATGAAATGGCCCGCAGCGATAACGTGGTCTTCTCCGCAACCGGGATCACCAAAGGCGACCTGCTGGACGGCATCACCCGTAAGGGGAATATGGCTACCACCGAAACGCTGCTCATCAGGGGCAAATCGCGCACCATTCGCCGTATTCAGTCCATTCACTATCTCGATCGCAAAGACCCGGACGTGCAGACCCACATTCTGTAA
- the zapB gene encoding septal ring assembly protein ZapB — MSLEVFEKLESKVQQAIDTITLLQMEIEELKEKNNSLAQEVQTAQHGREELERENNQLREQQNGWQDRLQALLGRMEEV; from the coding sequence ATGTCTTTAGAAGTGTTTGAGAAACTGGAATCGAAAGTACAGCAGGCGATTGACACCATCACGCTGCTGCAAATGGAAATTGAAGAGCTGAAAGAAAAGAACAACAGCCTGGCACAAGAAGTTCAGACCGCGCAGCACGGCCGTGAAGAACTGGAGCGCGAAAACAACCAACTGCGCGAACAGCAGAACGGCTGGCAGGATCGCTTACAGGCGCTGCTGGGACGTATGGAAGAAGTTTAA
- the menA gene encoding 1,4-dihydroxy-2-naphthoate polyprenyltransferase produces the protein MTMTDISRTQAWLESLRPKTLPLAFAAIIVGSALAWWQGYFDPLVAGLALVTAGLLQILSNLANDYGDAVKGSDKPDRIGPLRGMQKGVITQAQMKRALIITVVLICLSGLALVSVACKTTADFIGFMVLGLLAIIAAITYTVGTRPYGYIGLGDISVLVFFGWLSVMGSWYLQAHTLIPALFLPATACGLLATAVLNINNLRDIDSDRENGKNTLAVRLGTVNARRYHACLLMGALVCLALFNLISLHSLWGWLFILAAPLLVKQARYVLREHDPAAMPPMLERTVKGALLTNLLFVVGIILSQALR, from the coding sequence TAAAACGCTTCCTCTGGCCTTTGCCGCGATTATCGTTGGTTCTGCCCTCGCATGGTGGCAAGGTTATTTCGACCCTCTGGTCGCCGGTCTGGCACTCGTCACCGCCGGGCTGCTGCAAATCCTCTCTAATCTCGCCAACGATTATGGTGATGCCGTAAAAGGCAGCGATAAACCCGATCGGATTGGGCCGCTGCGCGGGATGCAAAAGGGGGTGATCACCCAGGCACAGATGAAACGCGCGCTGATTATCACCGTGGTACTGATTTGTTTGTCCGGCCTGGCACTGGTGTCTGTCGCCTGTAAAACCACGGCTGATTTCATTGGTTTTATGGTGCTGGGTTTGCTTGCCATTATTGCCGCCATTACCTACACCGTCGGCACGCGCCCTTACGGTTATATTGGCCTGGGTGATATTTCCGTGCTGGTCTTCTTCGGCTGGCTGAGCGTAATGGGCAGTTGGTATTTACAGGCGCATACGCTCATCCCTGCCCTGTTCCTGCCTGCTACGGCATGTGGCCTGCTGGCGACGGCGGTACTCAATATTAATAACCTGCGCGATATCGACAGCGACCGCGAAAACGGGAAAAACACTCTGGCGGTACGCCTGGGGACGGTTAATGCGCGTCGTTACCACGCCTGTCTGCTGATGGGCGCGCTGGTGTGTCTGGCGCTGTTTAACCTGATTTCACTGCACAGTTTGTGGGGCTGGCTGTTTATTCTGGCCGCGCCGCTGCTGGTAAAACAGGCGCGGTATGTCCTGCGCGAACATGATCCAGCTGCAATGCCGCCCATGCTCGAACGAACGGTAAAAGGGGCATTACTGACTAACCTGTTGTTCGTAGTGGGTATTATTCTGAGTCAGGCGTTACGTTAA
- a CDS encoding DUF1454 family protein: protein MPGASLSLHAAETTAPATAPYLLAGAPSFDQSISAFRETFNHNNPTLPLDEFRAIDSARDTPTLTRAASKINENLYASTALERGTLKIKSMQITWLPIQGPEQKAAKAKALEYMSAILQAFTPALTKAQSQQKLQKLLTAGKNKRYYADTEGAIRYVVADNGEKGLTFAVEPIKLTLSDSLGGAN, encoded by the coding sequence ATGCCAGGCGCCAGCCTCTCTCTGCACGCCGCCGAAACCACTGCTCCTGCCACTGCGCCGTACCTTCTGGCGGGAGCACCGTCGTTCGACCAGTCAATTAGCGCGTTTCGCGAAACCTTCAACCATAACAACCCAACGCTGCCACTGGATGAGTTCCGCGCGATTGATAGCGCTCGCGATACGCCGACGCTGACGCGCGCCGCCAGTAAGATTAACGAAAATCTGTATGCTTCAACCGCACTTGAACGCGGTACGTTAAAAATCAAAAGCATGCAGATAACCTGGCTGCCGATTCAGGGACCAGAACAAAAAGCGGCAAAGGCCAAAGCGCTGGAGTACATGAGCGCCATCCTGCAGGCCTTTACCCCTGCTCTGACCAAAGCGCAAAGCCAGCAAAAGCTGCAAAAACTGCTGACTGCCGGTAAAAACAAGCGCTATTACGCCGATACGGAAGGCGCCATTCGCTATGTTGTCGCAGATAACGGCGAAAAGGGACTGACCTTCGCTGTTGAACCGATTAAGCTGACACTATCTGACTCACTCGGAGGGGCGAATTAA
- the fpr gene encoding ferredoxin--NADP(+) reductase gives MADWVTGKVTKIQFWTDALFSLTVHAPIHPFTAGQFAKLGLDVDGERVQRAYSYVNAPDNPDLEFYLVTVPDGKLSPRLAALKPGDDVQIVSEAAGFFVLDEIPECDTLWMLATGTAIGPYLSILQYGKDLERFKNIVLVHAARYAADLSYLPQMQELEQQYGGKLKIQTVVSRETAAGSLTGRVPALIESGALENAVGLPMNAETSHVMLCGNPQMVRDTQQLLKDTRQMTKHLRRRPGHMTAEHYW, from the coding sequence ATGGCGGACTGGGTAACAGGTAAAGTCACAAAGATACAATTCTGGACCGATGCGCTATTTAGTCTCACCGTCCATGCCCCTATCCACCCGTTTACGGCCGGACAATTTGCAAAGCTGGGGCTGGATGTCGATGGCGAACGCGTGCAGCGCGCTTACTCTTACGTCAACGCGCCAGATAACCCGGATCTTGAGTTCTATCTTGTCACCGTCCCGGACGGCAAACTCAGCCCACGCCTTGCTGCGCTGAAGCCCGGCGATGATGTACAGATTGTGAGCGAAGCGGCGGGCTTCTTCGTGCTGGATGAAATCCCGGAGTGCGACACCCTCTGGATGCTGGCTACCGGCACGGCGATTGGCCCCTATCTTTCTATCCTGCAATACGGCAAAGATCTGGAGCGCTTTAAAAATATCGTGCTGGTTCATGCCGCGCGTTATGCCGCTGATTTAAGTTATCTGCCGCAGATGCAAGAGCTGGAACAGCAGTATGGCGGGAAGCTGAAAATTCAGACCGTGGTCAGCCGCGAAACCGCAGCAGGCTCGCTCACCGGGCGTGTTCCGGCGTTGATTGAAAGTGGCGCACTGGAAAATGCGGTTGGTTTGCCGATGAACGCCGAAACCAGCCATGTGATGTTGTGTGGTAACCCACAGATGGTCCGGGATACACAACAGCTTCTGAAGGACACCCGGCAGATGACGAAACATCTTCGCCGCCGGCCGGGCCATATGACCGCCGAACACTACTGGTGA
- the tpiA gene encoding triose-phosphate isomerase, translating into MRHPLVMGNWKLNGSRHMVNELVANLRKELAGVTGCAVAIAPPDMYLDLAKHAADGSHIVLGAQNVDVNLSGAFTGETSAEMLKDIGAKYIIIGHSERRTYHKESDEFIAKKFAVLKEQGLIPVLCIGETEAENEAGKTEEVCARQIDAVLKTQGAAAFEGVVIAYEPVWAIGTGKSATPAQAQAVHKFIRDHISKADAKVAEQVIIQYGGSVNAANAAELFTQPDIDGALVGGASLKADAFAVIVKAAEAAKQA; encoded by the coding sequence ATGCGACATCCTTTAGTGATGGGTAACTGGAAACTGAACGGCAGCCGCCACATGGTAAACGAACTGGTTGCTAACCTGCGTAAAGAGCTGGCTGGCGTAACTGGTTGCGCGGTTGCTATCGCTCCGCCTGATATGTACCTGGATCTGGCTAAACACGCGGCTGACGGCAGCCACATCGTTCTGGGTGCACAGAACGTTGACGTTAACCTGTCTGGCGCATTCACCGGTGAAACCTCCGCTGAAATGCTGAAAGATATCGGCGCGAAATACATCATCATCGGTCACTCAGAGCGTCGTACTTACCACAAAGAATCCGACGAGTTCATCGCGAAGAAATTCGCTGTGCTGAAAGAGCAGGGTCTGATCCCGGTTCTGTGCATCGGTGAAACCGAAGCAGAAAACGAAGCTGGCAAAACTGAAGAAGTGTGCGCACGTCAGATCGACGCAGTGCTGAAAACTCAGGGTGCGGCAGCATTCGAAGGCGTGGTCATTGCTTACGAGCCAGTCTGGGCTATCGGTACCGGCAAATCAGCAACCCCTGCGCAGGCTCAGGCTGTTCACAAATTCATTCGTGACCACATCTCTAAAGCAGACGCGAAAGTGGCTGAACAAGTCATCATCCAGTACGGCGGTTCCGTAAACGCGGCTAACGCTGCGGAGCTGTTCACTCAGCCAGACATCGATGGCGCGTTGGTTGGCGGCGCATCCCTGAAAGCTGACGCTTTCGCGGTGATCGTTAAAGCAGCAGAAGCGGCTAAACAGGCGTAA
- a CDS encoding sulfate ABC transporter substrate-binding protein yields the protein MNKWGVGLTLLLASTSVLAKDIQLLNVSYDPTRELYEQYNKAFAAHWKQETGDNVVVRQSHGGSGKQATSVINGIEADVVTLALAYDVDAIAERGRIDKNWIKRLPDNSAPYTSTIVFLVRKGNPKQIHDWNDLIKPGVSVITPNPKSSGGARWNYLAAWGYALHHNNGDQAKAQEFVKALFKNVEVLDSGARGATNTFVERGIGDVLIAWENEALLATNELGKDKFEIVTPSESILAEPTVSVVDKVVEKKDTKAVAEAYLKYLYSPEGQEIAAKNFYRPRDPAVAKKYENEFPKLKLFTIDDEFGGWTKAQKEHFSNGGTFDQISKR from the coding sequence ATGAATAAATGGGGCGTGGGTTTAACATTATTGCTGGCATCGACCAGCGTTCTGGCAAAGGACATCCAGTTACTGAACGTGTCATACGACCCGACGCGTGAACTGTACGAGCAGTACAACAAAGCATTCGCGGCGCACTGGAAACAGGAAACCGGCGACAACGTCGTGGTGCGCCAGTCTCACGGCGGCTCCGGCAAACAGGCGACCTCAGTTATCAACGGTATTGAAGCCGATGTGGTCACTCTGGCGCTGGCCTATGACGTTGACGCGATCGCAGAACGTGGCCGTATTGATAAAAACTGGATCAAACGCCTGCCGGACAACTCCGCGCCATATACCTCGACCATCGTTTTCCTGGTGCGTAAAGGCAACCCGAAACAAATTCATGACTGGAACGACCTGATTAAACCGGGTGTTTCTGTCATTACCCCGAACCCGAAAAGCTCTGGCGGCGCCCGCTGGAACTACCTGGCAGCCTGGGGTTATGCCCTGCACCACAACAACGGCGACCAGGCAAAAGCTCAGGAGTTTGTGAAAGCGCTGTTTAAAAACGTCGAAGTGCTGGATTCCGGCGCACGTGGCGCAACTAACACCTTCGTTGAGCGCGGTATTGGAGATGTGCTGATCGCATGGGAAAACGAAGCCCTGCTGGCCACCAACGAACTGGGTAAAGACAAATTCGAAATTGTGACCCCAAGCGAATCTATCCTCGCGGAGCCGACCGTTTCTGTGGTCGACAAAGTGGTTGAGAAGAAAGATACCAAAGCAGTGGCTGAAGCCTACCTGAAGTATCTCTACTCGCCAGAAGGCCAGGAAATTGCGGCGAAAAACTTCTATCGTCCACGTGACCCGGCTGTTGCGAAGAAATACGAAAACGAATTCCCGAAACTGAAGCTCTTCACCATTGATGACGAGTTCGGTGGCTGGACGAAAGCGCAGAAAGAGCATTTCTCTAACGGCGGTACTTTCGACCAGATCAGCAAACGCTAA
- the glpK gene encoding glycerol kinase GlpK, giving the protein MTEKKYIVALDQGTTSSRAVVMDHDANIVSVSQREFEQIYPRPGWVEHDPMEIWATQSSTLVEVLAKADISSDEIAAIGITNQRETTVVWERETGKPIYNAIVWQCRRTAEICEQLKRDGMEEYVRSATGLVVDPYFSGTKVKWILDHVEGSRERAKRGELLFGTVDTWLIWKMTQGRVHVTDYTNASRTMLFNINTLEWDDKMLDALDIPRAMLPEVRKSSEVYGQTNIGGKGGTRIPIAGIAGDQQAALFGQLCVKEGMAKNTYGTGCFMLMNTGEKAVKSENGLLTTIACGPRGEVNYALEGAVFMAGASIQWLRDEMKLISDAFDSEYFATKVKDTNGVYVVPAFTGLGAPYWDPYARGAIFGLTRGVNSNHIIRATLESIAYQTRDVLEAMQADSGIRLHALRVDGGAVANNFLMQFQADILGTRVERPEVREVTALGAAYLAGLAVGFWQNLDELQEKAVIEREFRPGIETTERNVRYSGWKKAVKRALAWEEHEE; this is encoded by the coding sequence ATGACCGAAAAAAAATATATTGTTGCGCTCGACCAGGGCACTACCAGCTCCCGCGCTGTCGTAATGGATCATGACGCGAATATCGTCAGCGTGTCACAGCGCGAATTTGAGCAAATCTACCCTCGTCCAGGCTGGGTAGAGCACGACCCAATGGAAATCTGGGCGACGCAAAGCTCCACGCTGGTAGAAGTGCTGGCGAAAGCTGATATCAGTTCCGACGAAATTGCCGCTATCGGTATCACCAACCAGCGTGAAACCACCGTGGTGTGGGAGCGCGAAACCGGCAAGCCGATATACAACGCGATCGTCTGGCAGTGTCGCCGTACCGCAGAAATCTGCGAACAGCTCAAGCGCGACGGTATGGAAGAATATGTGCGTAGCGCAACCGGCCTGGTGGTTGACCCGTACTTCTCAGGGACCAAAGTAAAATGGATCCTCGACCACGTGGAAGGCTCACGTGAACGTGCGAAACGTGGCGAGCTTCTGTTTGGTACCGTTGATACCTGGCTTATCTGGAAGATGACCCAGGGACGTGTCCACGTAACCGACTACACCAACGCCTCACGCACCATGCTGTTCAACATCAACACCCTGGAGTGGGATGACAAAATGCTGGACGCGCTGGACATCCCGCGCGCCATGCTGCCAGAAGTGCGTAAGTCTTCTGAAGTGTACGGTCAGACCAACATCGGCGGTAAAGGCGGCACGCGTATTCCTATCGCCGGTATCGCCGGTGACCAGCAGGCGGCGCTGTTCGGCCAGCTGTGCGTTAAGGAAGGGATGGCGAAGAACACCTACGGTACAGGTTGCTTCATGCTGATGAACACCGGCGAGAAAGCGGTGAAATCAGAAAACGGTCTGCTGACCACCATCGCCTGTGGCCCGCGCGGTGAAGTGAACTATGCGCTGGAAGGTGCGGTGTTCATGGCGGGTGCGTCAATCCAGTGGCTGCGTGACGAGATGAAGCTTATCAGCGATGCGTTCGACTCCGAATACTTCGCGACCAAAGTGAAGGACACCAACGGCGTGTACGTGGTACCTGCGTTCACCGGCCTGGGTGCACCATACTGGGATCCGTATGCTCGCGGCGCGATTTTCGGCCTGACGCGTGGTGTGAACTCCAACCACATCATCCGCGCCACGCTGGAATCCATCGCCTACCAGACGCGTGATGTTCTTGAAGCGATGCAGGCTGACTCCGGCATTCGTCTGCACGCCCTGCGCGTAGACGGCGGCGCAGTTGCCAACAACTTCCTGATGCAGTTCCAGGCCGACATTCTGGGTACACGTGTAGAACGCCCGGAAGTCCGTGAAGTTACCGCACTGGGTGCGGCATACCTGGCGGGTCTGGCAGTGGGCTTCTGGCAGAACCTGGACGAACTTCAGGAAAAAGCGGTGATCGAACGCGAATTCCGTCCGGGGATCGAAACCACCGAGCGTAACGTCCGTTACAGCGGCTGGAAAAAAGCGGTGAAACGCGCCCTGGCGTGGGAAGAGCACGAAGAGTAA
- the rraA gene encoding ribonuclease E activity regulator RraA, whose protein sequence is MKYDTSELCDIYQEDVNVVEPLFTNFGGRSSFGGQIITVKCFEDNGLLYDLLEQNGRGRILLVDGGGSMRRALIDADLARLAMQNEWEGIVVYGSVRQVDDLEELDIGIQAIAAIPVGAAGEGIGESDVRVNFGGVTFFSGDHLYADNTGIILSEDPLDIE, encoded by the coding sequence ATGAAATACGATACTTCCGAGCTTTGCGACATCTACCAGGAAGATGTCAACGTCGTAGAACCCCTGTTTACCAACTTTGGTGGGCGGTCGTCGTTTGGCGGACAAATTATCACGGTGAAATGTTTCGAGGATAACGGGTTGCTGTACGATCTGCTCGAACAGAACGGTCGTGGCCGTATTTTGCTGGTCGATGGTGGTGGGTCTATGCGCCGTGCGTTGATTGATGCCGACCTTGCCCGCCTGGCCATGCAAAACGAGTGGGAAGGGATAGTGGTGTACGGCTCAGTGCGCCAGGTCGACGATCTGGAAGAGCTGGATATCGGTATTCAGGCCATCGCGGCCATCCCGGTGGGTGCTGCGGGTGAAGGTATAGGTGAAAGCGACGTTCGCGTTAATTTCGGCGGCGTAACCTTCTTCTCCGGCGACCATCTCTATGCCGATAACACCGGCATTATCCTTTCCGAAGACCCGCTGGATATCGAGTAA
- a CDS encoding CDP-diacylglycerol diphosphatase, giving the protein MKKIILLVLIILALAAGGWFWMKSGNPNALRHIVLDQCVPNQIQHRNPAPCAQVKPDAGYVVFKDRNGPLQYLLMPTYRINGTESPLLTEPHTPNFFWLAWQSRSFMTLRRGADVPDSAISLTINSPTGRTQNHFHIHISCLRADVREKLNANQGQIGTQWLPFPGGLEGHEYLARRVTENELVQRSPFMMLAEELPEARDHMGRFALAMAQQSDGSFVLLATERNLLALNRASAEELQDHQCAILN; this is encoded by the coding sequence GTGAAAAAAATCATTCTGTTGGTGCTAATTATCCTCGCGCTTGCCGCGGGTGGCTGGTTCTGGATGAAGTCCGGTAACCCGAACGCCTTACGCCATATCGTTCTCGATCAGTGTGTGCCCAACCAGATACAACACCGAAACCCGGCGCCCTGTGCACAGGTGAAGCCGGATGCGGGGTACGTGGTGTTTAAAGATCGCAACGGGCCGCTGCAATATTTGCTGATGCCGACGTACCGCATTAACGGCACGGAAAGCCCGCTGTTAACTGAGCCTCACACGCCGAATTTCTTCTGGCTGGCGTGGCAGTCGCGTAGCTTTATGACGCTCAGACGTGGCGCCGACGTGCCTGATAGCGCGATCTCGCTGACCATCAACTCCCCAACCGGGCGCACGCAGAACCATTTTCATATCCATATTTCCTGCCTGCGTGCTGACGTGCGTGAAAAGCTCAATGCGAATCAGGGGCAAATTGGCACCCAGTGGCTGCCGTTCCCCGGCGGGCTGGAAGGGCATGAATATCTTGCCCGCAGAGTGACGGAAAACGAACTGGTTCAGCGCAGCCCATTTATGATGCTGGCAGAAGAGCTGCCAGAGGCGCGCGACCATATGGGGCGCTTCGCACTGGCGATGGCCCAGCAGTCCGATGGCTCGTTCGTTCTGCTGGCGACCGAGCGTAATCTGCTCGCCCTTAACCGCGCATCGGCCGAAGAACTACAGGATCATCAATGCGCTATCCTGAATTGA
- a CDS encoding SLC13 family permease yields MSLWLSHPLLLPSLIVGVTIVLWATSLLPEFITALLFFTAAMTAKIAPPEVIFGGFASSAFWLVFSGFVLGVAIRKTGLADRAARALSTRLTDSWVLMVASVVLLSYALAFVMPSNMGRIALLMPIVAAMAKRAGIADGSRAWFGLALAVGFGTFQLSATILPANVPNLVMSGAAEGSYGIHLNYVPYLLLHTPVLGILKGLILIGLICWLFPGSPKPARDMAPSEPMGRDEKRLAWLLAVVLAMWVTESWHGIGPAWTGLAASVIVLLPRVGFTTGEEFSTGVNMRTCIYVAGILGLAIVVTQTGIGTAVGEALLRVMPLDADRPFTSFLALTGITTALNFIMTANGVPALYTTLAQSFADATGFPLLSVIMIQVLGYSTPLLPYQASPIVVAMGLGKVPARAGMLLCLALAIATYLVLLPLDYLWFSVLGQL; encoded by the coding sequence ATGTCGCTCTGGTTATCTCACCCTCTGCTTCTTCCCTCATTGATTGTTGGCGTCACCATCGTGCTGTGGGCGACGTCGCTGCTGCCGGAATTTATCACCGCGCTGTTGTTTTTCACGGCGGCGATGACCGCCAAAATTGCCCCGCCGGAGGTGATCTTCGGCGGCTTTGCCTCGTCGGCGTTCTGGCTGGTATTCAGCGGGTTTGTGCTCGGAGTAGCGATCCGCAAAACCGGTCTGGCAGACAGGGCCGCGCGGGCGCTTTCAACCAGGCTGACCGATTCCTGGGTGCTGATGGTGGCAAGCGTAGTGCTGCTGAGCTACGCGCTGGCATTTGTCATGCCGTCAAACATGGGGCGTATCGCGCTGCTGATGCCGATTGTTGCGGCGATGGCAAAACGCGCCGGCATCGCCGACGGCTCTCGCGCATGGTTTGGCCTGGCGCTGGCCGTCGGGTTTGGCACCTTCCAGCTCTCGGCCACTATCCTGCCTGCTAACGTGCCAAACCTGGTGATGAGCGGTGCGGCAGAAGGCTCATACGGTATTCACCTGAACTATGTGCCGTATCTGCTGCTGCATACGCCGGTACTCGGCATTCTGAAAGGGTTAATTCTGATTGGCCTTATCTGTTGGTTATTTCCGGGTAGCCCAAAACCCGCGCGGGATATGGCACCGTCTGAACCGATGGGGCGGGATGAAAAGCGTCTCGCCTGGCTGCTGGCGGTGGTACTGGCCATGTGGGTTACCGAGAGCTGGCACGGTATTGGGCCCGCCTGGACGGGGCTGGCGGCATCGGTCATTGTGCTGCTGCCGCGTGTTGGTTTTACCACCGGGGAAGAGTTTTCGACAGGTGTGAACATGCGTACCTGTATTTATGTGGCGGGCATTCTTGGGCTGGCGATTGTCGTGACGCAGACCGGGATTGGCACTGCCGTTGGCGAAGCCTTGCTGCGGGTCATGCCGCTGGATGCAGACAGGCCGTTCACCAGTTTCCTCGCGTTGACCGGGATCACCACGGCGCTCAACTTCATTATGACCGCCAACGGCGTACCGGCGCTGTATACCACGCTGGCGCAGAGTTTTGCCGACGCGACCGGCTTCCCGCTGCTGTCGGTGATTATGATTCAGGTGCTGGGTTATTCCACGCCGCTGCTGCCGTATCAGGCATCGCCGATTGTGGTGGCTATGGGACTAGGGAAGGTGCCTGCAAGGGCGGGGATGCTGCTCTGTCTGGCGCTGGCGATTGCAACGTATCTGGTGCTGCTGCCGCTGGATTATCTGTGGTTTAGCGTACTGGGACAGCTGTAA